aggtcttcctgattctaaacccagtACCCAATCCCATACACCATGCTACCTCTGTCCCAAAGAATATTATCCCAACTGATTTTTAACTGTAGGCAAAGACCAATTTCTAAATCCAGTGCCAAATGAAGTCTGACCTTAAACTCTAGCCATAACCACAGCTCTAGAATCCTCACCCTAAACACAGACTGAAGCTCAACCCTGTCCCCTGGCTACAAACTAATCCTTCATACTAACTAGTTCACAGACTAAACCATAACCTTGCCCCTAATTGTCACCTGAATCCAGCATTAGGCTGATGCTGATGCCTAAACCCAATTGAAGGGTTAATCTCCAAACCAGGTACCCCATAATACCTAGTACCAGCCAATGACTAATTCTTAGTACGGGCCAGAAACATCCTAACTCCAGTCCCAGGCCAATCTCAAACATATACTCGTCCCAATTCCTAGGGCTTCAAACTGAGCCATAACCCCAAACCCAGATTGATGCCTAATTTTGATCCCAGAAGAAGCCCTAAACCCAACCTCAGACTGTCCTTATAAACTgccagaatcacaaaatttcagaattagaaggagGACCATCAGTGGCTATCTAGCTCAAATTATACTCCCTAAATGATCTGCCCTATAACCCCACCCCCTGCCCTTCCTTGAAGACCTTTAATGAGCAGAACTAAGTGACTCCTAAGGCAGACAATTACACTCTTGGCTAGCTCTGATGATTAGGAAGTTTCCCCAGACATTGAGAAGCACCATAAAGCAGTGGATATATGGTGGACTTTGAAGCTAGCTTATCTATGATACATAGTGGCTGTGTGAGTCATTTACCTTTTCAGTACTCTAGAGAGCTCTCTGAGTTTACAGGTTTCAGAGAGGCTGCCAACCTACATTGACAGAAGGAGCTTCCTCACCTGGAAGTTCCCTATGGCATCATAGATCCAGTCTTTCCTTATCCCTTTCTGATATCAAACCcatattttcctctttgtaaTTGCTAGCTCTGTTCTCTGGGGACAAGATGAATAAGTCTAGtaatattccttttctcttctgtagAGTAAACATCCCTAGTTCCTTCACCATCCTTTGCCCTGTCTGGAAGCTCTCCAACTTAACAATGCCATTTTTAAACTGTGGTACCCAGaagtgatataatataatatcccAGCTGTGACCTGTCTAGGTCAGAGTACAGAGATAGCTTTTTGTTCCCAAGAGTTAAAATTCTTTTGACGCAGCCCAAAATCCCATTAGCTTTTTTGACTGCTGAGTCACACTGTTGACTTATATATTGAGCCTGCAGTCCACCCAAAGTCCCCAGAACCTTTTTCAGACAAATTGTTAAACAAATGTACCTCTTCCAATCTTGAATGTGAGGTCTCTTGTGGGAATCAAAGTCTATGACTTTAATTATCCCTATTGCTTTTTATTGTTCATTCTGGCCCAATATTGTAGTCCCTGTTCTAGCCCATTTTTGAATAGATTGTCTTCCAGTGCATTAGCCATGTCTCCCATCTGTCACCTGAAACTGATAAACCTACCATCTTTTCCTTTatctaagtcattgataaaaatgttaaacagtacAGATCTGTGGGACAGTCCACTGGAAAGTTGCCCAGCTGACATCAAGCCATCCATTAGCACTCTTTGAGTCTATCCTTTCAATCAGTTCCAGCTCAATCCATCTTTTCTACAGGCATGACATAGGACAGGTTGTCAAATACTTTGCTAAAGTCCAGATAAACACTATCTCTGGCACTTTCCTGATTTATGCTTTAGTAAGCCTgtccataaatttttttaaaaaggaaggtgAATTTGATATGATTTGTCTTTGATGGCTCTTTGTAATCATCACTTCCTTTTCTAGGTATTCACTAACCACCTAGTGATGTAATTTTGCCTAGAATCAAGTCAAGATCACTGGCCTAGAGTTTGCAGattttatccattttccattttaaaaaaactggGACCACATTGAAACTGCTCTCTTCTTGCTGCTCTTCTCAGGCTCAATCCCATCCACCAGTTCTTTTAGTACTGGAAGATTCAGTCCTTCTATGGACAGGTGACTTGAGTTCATCAGGTAGAGCTaaaactttcttattttctccttgCTTATCTTGTTTGCTGTCTTTGTTCTGTCCTTCCAGCCCACATATCATCATTCTCTTTGGAGGAAGAAAATAGCTCTCTGCTCTTCTCTCTGCTGTCATCACCCCAGCCACCATGAGCAGCAATCCTATCCCTTCTTTGATTGTCCACTTTTTGCTAAGGCAAGTGTAAACAACTCTTTTTGGTGTCCTTAGCTCTTGCTAGAATCAATTCATTCTGAGATTTAGCACCCCTGACATTGTCCTTATGGTATAGTGTCATTGCtttgtattctttctcttttacctgCCCTTTCTTCCAACTTTTGTACAATTTTCTAAGAATTTTAGTTGGTTGGCGAGTTCCTTTGGCATGCACATTAGTCTCTTTAGAcaacttctgtttttcttcctcatcagaattatttctctttctgcctcctgAATTTCAAGTCTTCCATCTGTCCTTGGCTGACTTTCCCTGAATGTTAATCCAGGGCATCCTACCCTATCCTTCCTCAGAACCCTTTGAAATGTGTTTTTCCCAACTTCCAGGACTctcaatattctttttcttctgtgtaGCCATTCTCCATGGCATGTAGTCTGACAACTATCTGCTAGGTAAATGCCAGATTATGTCAGGATTTCCTCCCATCTATCACAAACTTAGGATGATAGCTGGAACCTCCCAAGAATCTTATCATTTCCATGCTAGTTACCAGCCCACCCGCCCAACTGGCAAGATTAAGATGCAGAAAAGATTTCTCTTTTCTTGGTTCCTTCACCTTACATTGAACAGAAATTATTATTGAGGCAAGTCATGAAACTGTTATGTGCTCTgctgtttacacacacacacacacacacacacacacacacacacacacacacacacacaaacacacacacacatttgacgTCACTAGCATATGTACTATGTCATACTTTTATCAGTAATACATCATTCTCCTGTACTAGGCTTGTGATCATTCTCCTCAAATTCCTTATctgtttcctcctccttttcaggTATATAAAACAGTAAACTCTGACAATGTcatttgtttcttccttcacTGTTCTTAAACAAAATGCTCTTCACTATGCAagggcagctggatggctcaGTGTATATagtgctgaacctggagtcagaaggacatgaattcaaatctggctttggtcacttactagcagtatgaccctagacaagtcacttaatccagtttttgccactacaaaaaggactgccacaaacattttgggcaCTAGCTTCTTAAACAGCTAGCGATTAACTTCCCAAATCAACTTTTCTCTTCTGCAACTCTTCAAAGAGCTTTGATGATGACAATTACACTTGTGCCCCATGAGCTTTAGATCATTGCTCAAAATTCTATAACATACCTTATAATATTTGACGATGCTTTTGAGAATCCTTTTGACTTTTATCATTTGTGCCCACAAGAAATGAAATAGCAGTCAGTCAGTCTGACTAGTCTTTGGAAGATCTTCCCATTCCCATGTACCTTCGAGACCTCTCTGTTGTTACCAGGTCAAGAAGTAGCTGCTTTACCGGGGGAGTCACCAGCCACTACTATTCTTTTCTCCTTGCTGATTCTTACTAGGCAATCTCTTATTTGAAAGTTTAGGTTGTTTAACTGGATCGTTGCATAAAGGACAAGtagctccttcctcctcctcagagCAACTATGTTaccttgggcaagccattaaACTTCCCTCAACCTTaagtttctcatctgcaaaatggggataataatacatttaatacTCATCTTATTGTAACAAAAGTAGTCTATAAACTTGAAAGCATTATCTATAAAAAATAGTATACAGTCAAAGTCTACCTCTTTTAGGAAGACATGCCTGTCTGACAATAATCTGTTCTTCCTTAAAACAAGACAAATCAGAAGGTATAAATTATGAGTGATTActattatgatataaaaatgatgaggggagtggtttcagaaaaacccaaTAAGACTCATATGaggtgatgcaaagtgaagtgaatagaaccaaaagaaaattatGCACGGTAATAGCAATGTTGCAATGATGCTCAACTGGTGAAAGACATAGCTACTCTGATCAGTACAATGATTCAATAcagtttcaaaggactcatgatgaaaaatgctatctatctccagaaagagaactgatgaactctgagtgcagtTTGACACATAttgtttttcactttgtttttcttgtttttggcaacgtggctaatatagaaatatgttttacatgatttcatttgtatcATGTTGCTTATTTTCTCAGTGGGTGGCAGAGAAgctggaaggagagaaagaatttggaactcaaaataaaagtttaaaaattaattaaattaattaaaaattttttaaattaattttttaaaaagatgaattagAAGTAATATTTAGAAGATAATGGAGAATTAAATCTATAGTGCAGTAATGGAGAAATGCTGATGGGGggtttcaaataaaaaaaaaaagacaagagaataGAATCTGCAAGTTCTGGGCCAGTGAACTTGATCTTATTCCAAGGGAAAATTCTAAATGAGATCCTGAAATAGATGACTAGTGAACAATAAGAAAAGGACCATTAAGCCACAGCCCAAtgaacattatttctttttttaaatttatttttatttgttgtgaggcaattggggttaagtgacttgcccagggtcacacagctagtaagtattaaaagtctgagaccagatttgagttcagatcctcctgactccagggctgatactctacccactgtgccattttgctgctgctattagttccttttttttttttttttttgacaggattacTAAACTGATAGAGTGGGGAAATACATGGATATAATTTACTTAAATTTAGTAAAGCATTTGAAAAGATGAAGAGATGTGACCTCTGGTGTACTTCAATGGATTTGGAACTTGCTGAATAACTGGACTCAAAAGTAATCAGTCATGATTTGGTGTTGACTTGGAAGGACGTCTCTAGGGATCTGTGCCTGGTCCTGTGCTGTTTAACATGAAGGCAGAGATGGCATGCTTATCCGATGGGCAGATCTGGGGAGGCAGAGCTAACATAGGGTAAAGGAgtcagctctaattgttaggaagtttttcttaacATTTAGCCCAAATCTTCCATCCAGCAACATCCACCCCCTACCTTTAACTGCATTTCAATACAATTGGtgacaagtaaaagaaaaaaaaaagaccaaggaaGCTTTCCCCAGTACAGATATTTTAAGGATTAGGGATAGGGATTGGACCTGTGAGTTTCTGGATATAAGGAACTCTCtgatgaagaaactccctcttcCAATGTAGGTTGGCGCCTACTCTGCAACTTATGGTCTTAGAGAGTTCGGAGCACTGAGAGATAAatagacttgcccagagtcatatactcagtatgtatcagaagcagatttgaacttggatcttcctgacccTCCAACCACTAAATCAATCTGCCTTTCAGGAGTAGATTAAactaatttggtttttaaaaatgaaatttttgtttcaccttatttttaaattaacaggaattaattttctttccctcccaacCACATCCCTactggaaaataaaaaggaaaaacaaaatcctggTAACAATGCCcacattggccatatccaaaTATATATGCCTCATTCTGCTTTGGGGTTCATCACTTCTCTGATAGGAAGTGGGTAATATGTTTTCTTATCAGCCCTGTGGGATGATGGTTGGTCACTGAATTAAACAGATTTCCCAGATAGTTCTAAGTTCTCTGCCTTTATCCTGTTGTTATTGAATAAATTGTCACTCCACTCTGCATTAGTTTGTACAagtcttcctagatttttctgaaaccattcctttCATCATATAGTACAACACACTAGTCTTCCTttagattcatataccataatttctttaGCCATTTCCTGATTGATGGGTAGCCCTTTAGCTTACTACAAAATacctattacaaatatttttgtacatatatgtccttttcctttttctttgatctctttagagtATAAATCCAGTAACAGCACCAGGTCAAAGGGGatacagtttagtgactttttggGCTTACTTCCAAatggctttccagaatggctggaccaattcCCAGCTttaccaacagtacattagtggGCCTATTTGCCAgcagcctctccaacatttgtcattttctttgtcatctttgGCAATCAGATAAATGTGAAGTGGAactcaaagttgctttaatttgaatttctctaattatttgtcATTTGAAGCATTTTTACATATGGCTTTGGagagcttagattttttttttcatttgaaaactacctgttcatggccttttatcatttatcaattgaggaatggctcttattcagTAAGAATTATTTATCATTAACACACATCTCGTATGCAAACTAGATATACTAAATTGTTTTTACAAGTGCTTAACAAAAAAGGACCAGGTCCCATAGCATTTAAacctggaaaggactttagaaaaggCCTTCTCTACCTAGAAGTCTACCCTCTCAGCCCCCATTTCACAGAAGATAGAAATGAGACCAAGGAAAGTGAACTAAATTACCCAAAGAATCAATTCCCAAATGATGTGTCGCTCTTTAGTGTACTACTAGACACCTATTaccaatatttttatacatatatgtcctttttatttttctttgatctccttagAGTATAAATCTAGTAATGACAACACTGGGTCAAAACGTatacagtttagtgacttttggggcctagttccaaatggctttccagaatggctggaccaattcCCAGCTTTACCAATAGTACATCAGTATGCCTATTTACCagcagcccctccaacatttgttgatTTAGATAAACAgtattcaaatccagatcttctctCTTTAAATCCCATGGtctttataattaatatttggGATCTAGggttttttaacttaaaatatatatgcagatatcCATATCCACATATACATATGAGATTACATCTCAATATAATTGGTCTCTTAagtattttcttgtatttatttacaaGAACAGTTCTGAGAGAGAAGGGATTCATAGACTTTACCAGTCTGCTCCAGGCATCCAAAAtacagaaaaggttaagaacttttAGTCTAATACATCATGATGCTTCCATAGTTTGCATTCAGCTTTAAGGTGAGTTAACATTCGCCCTCTCCATCTTGATTATGCTGTTAATTTGTTTAGCAAACTTGTTTTTCACATTTGGTGCAAGGCTATCAGGCCAGCTCCCATCCCTATTATCATATATTCTGTCAATCCAGCTTTTTCCTGTGGGAAGGTTTTCTGTTTGTTGGGGGGGGTGAGAAATTATGAAGAAGCTCCATTTTTATGCAATTAACTCTGTGTGGCAGAaggctggggtggggaggggaggaagggggagattTAATTGCCTCTTTTCTTCCAAGCCTTTGATGCTACTCAGGGATCCAACTCCCTGGGCCTAGAAAGCTGGGGAGACCTATGTGGCTCTCCAGGCACTGGGGAAATGGCTGTGTATAAATGCCAATGAATAAGAAGCTCCTCTTTGCCTCCTGGGGAGAGCAGAGCACTGATGCTTTAGGCCAGAGGAAAGGCAGCCGGACACGCACTGCTTGTCTGCCTGCCTTGGCTTATTTTGCCTTGGGAACAGATCACTAAGACCTTcatccattgtttcatttttttcctgggcATTTGGCCTTTCCCAGAGGAGATCTGTAAGTCTGGGAACAATTGTTCAATTGGTATTTGACATCTTAAagcctgtttgtttgtttttaaggcaattttaaaaagcagattatTGAGGCAGCTGCCTTGGAATATCCACCAGCAACTTAAGAAATATATGTAAGGAGTGTTGCTCTTTCCTCTAGAGGAAGGTGAGATGGGGACATGGTATCAGAAAAAAGACCACAAAATTAGAGCCAGACGATAGAATAAAGGGAAGCTTGGGCCTGGAGccaaaagacctgggtttgagcCCTCAAAACAGTTGCTGGTCAGTCGAACCTGTTTAAGTTACTATAAAATGCTAGTAGGGCAGGTAGATGGCTCAATGGTTAGAGGGCTGGCCCCAGAATcgaaaggacctgaattcaaatctagcctcacacatttattagctgtgtgactttgggcaagtcacttaactaattttgcctcagtttcctcacgtgttttcttctggagaagaaaatggcaaatcactccaacgtctttgccaagaaaacctcaaatggggtcaccaagagttggacatgactgaacaacaacaaaagtgtaAAGAATAACACTTGCAGTCCCCCCTTTATGGGAGTGGTGAGCTTGTGAAggaaaagtactttgcaagctATACATTAATATAAAAAGAGGAGCTATTGTGATAAAGAAACCTTATAAAAATGCATCACCTTTTGTAGTGGGCTTCCAAGAAACTTACATTTAAGATTAAATGCTAgagttggtttcttttttgttgttattttcaatAGGAAAGAAATTTGACCTGAATAATGTTATTGGCTCTacttgtgtgaccatgagcaatttccttctttcctttctctgagcctcagttgcctcatctgtgaaatgaaggatcAAACtagatcttttttgtttgtttgtttgtttgtttgttttttaagctgAGGCCTATGGAACCTGCAAACATATATAGGTTTCAGAAGGTTCATGAACCTGGgtaggaaaaagaattagagctTTGTTTTCATTAACCTTTAGTTTCCTTTGTGAtcctgtgcatttaaaaacagtattctgCAAAGGGTCCATCTATATAGACTTACCTATATAGTTAAAGGGTCCTTAacaaaagagatagagaataCCTGGACAGAATGATCTCCTACATGCCCCCTATCTCTGTATACACTGATTTTATTGTCTCATAATTGGGTACAGTTGTGGAGGCTGAGATGGAGATGAAGGGAAATTTTCCAAACGCCTACCGTCATCCACAAGCAGCATAGGCTAACTCAGGGGGTGATGAGCTCCCCATTGCTGAAGGACTTCATGCAAAGGCTGTATGCCTACTTTCCTGATATACTATAGAGGAAATTCTTATTCAGGTATGGATTGGAGTAGATGGGctcagattccttccaactctgagattctgtgattcagaatataatatatattcatatacgtaatataaaattcagataatatataataaaatataatataattcacAAAGAATacagattcttttctagaaataTACTTGACTGTATTGCGTATGTGTGTTTGAATGTGTGTTGCATAAAATTTCAGGATTACCAGCATGGAGTGAAATCATTTGTAAGTCTGGCAGTATGGCATAGTTGGAGATATAGTGGGAGAGTACTTCCCAAAATGTGCTAGAAAAGAATTCATGTGGAAAGGTTCGGGGAACGTAAGGGTGGATTTAGTGGCCTCGAAGGCCAACAATGTAATGCGGCAATCAAAATAAGCTGACACAAACTTAATTTGAATTCTGAAAAGCACAAGGTCCAGGACAGAAGAAGTAATGATCCTGTTGCCTTCTGCTTCTGGGTGCCTCACAGGGCAGGTTTCAGAAAAGTGCCGTAGTCCAAAGGGGTTGGCCTTTCTCTAGTGATGAGCCTTACGACACTTAGCCAGGCTGGTCCTTGAATGCCGGGTACACAATTCATCCCTGGGTCCATATTTGAAAGCTTTCTAACTTGGTGAGATCTGGCAGACTTCAAAGCTAATGGCAAAGTCTTTGGAAGCCCTGGCTTCTTTTCTGGCCATGTTAGAAAAATGTTAACAGAATTAAAAGCATCTAGAGAAGGCTGATGAGGACACTCCAAAACAAGTCATATAAAGAATGAGTGAAGGGATAAGGTACTTTTgccccagaaaaaaataaaagacttggcCAGAGGGGTGAAGCTGCATCTGATATTTGAAGGACCTTCATGTAGGAGAGGATAGAACTAAAAGCAATGGGTGGAAGAAGTAGAGACATAAATGTCAGCTTGATTTAAATCAAAACTTCCTAAGAATGAGAGTTAGATCAAAGCGAAATGGGTTGTCTTTAAGATACCTTAAGATGGAGAGAAACCTATCCATCACTTGAAATCTAGGGGTCAGGCATCCCTGAAAGGATATTCTCAGTTAAGTCTGATTTagactaaatggcttctgagaTTTCCTCCAATCTTAAGTGTCACTTCAGCCCTACCAATGGATTGGAAATATCAGAATGGACCATAAATACCATCGTCTCTCCAGCAAATCACCCTGTCTGCCCcagctcctcatctgtaaaatgagctggagaaagaaatagcaaacccctccaatatctttgccaagaaaactcctaacagcatcacaaagagttggacaggaatcaaaatgattgaaaaacaaaatcatgtgCAGAGAATTGTGCTAGGTCCCTTCAGAGATAGTATTCCCTATTTTTATAGCACTCACAGTCCAGTAGAgggataaaacaaaaaagtagatTATCCTGAATACATCATAGTACTCTAGAGGTGCAAAAACCAAAGGGGAAATTCATAGGGGGGAAGCTAATAATGGGAAGGGGCAGTAGAGCACACATTAGGACCTATGCTCTGAGTTGTTTGCACAGTATGGGTCTCACTGAGTCATATTCTTGTGATCAGAcattctccttctttcttattaGCCTAGTGATTTGCccataagtgcttaacaaatgtttattaactaactGATTATTTCCTTTCTGCCATAACACTCAACCATATTGTACTAAATACCCCTCCCAGTAGTTCTTGTTCTTGGCTAGGAGGAAAACAATGAAGCAGTCTCTACTCTCAGGGGCAATCTACAATCTTACACAGTCTAGCCAGTGGAGACATCAGGTACAGACATGGTGTGGACCAACTagatacaaggtaatttggggaAGAAGGCATTAGCAGCTGCaagaattagaaaaggcttcatgtagaaagtaATGTTTGGAGAGAGTACTGGAGGAATTAAGGGTTCTTAAAGGTGGAAGTGAAAAGGAAGTGTATACCAGGCATGGAGGACGGCCAATGAAAAGCCATGGAGGGTCAGGTTGATGAGGGCGTGGATGACGGTGGCTGTttgaggagagaaggggacaggtAGAAGTGACAAGATTTGGTGACTGTATGGCTCTATGAAGTGAAAACCCTCACAAAAAATATTcgcaatcaaacaaaaccaaatcccATATTGACAGTATCCAAAAATCAATCTGTATCTTGAGGAGATAGAGGTAGAAACCAGTAAGATCATATTTACAGAGCAAAGTAGAGATGCATGAATAATAAATCATGAATTCCTTCGTCTCGAGAGAGCATCAAATAGTCCAATTAATAGGTCATTGATGGAGGGAGGCAATCAGAATAGGGGGCATTTAAGTACAATTTTGAAGAAAGGAAGGTGCTTGGATttatgaggaagaaaaagcaagagCACCAGTCAGCCTGGCAGAGTGGAAAATATACTTATTGATCAAGAACTGAGAGACCTGGGTTCTAATTTCAGCTCTGTGGTTAACTTGGAATGTGGACTTtggtctcttctagttctgtgTCTCTTGTGCAGACCTCTGCCCTGTCTGATCCTGTTTCCTCATATGACAAATTACAGGTTTAGACCACacggcctctaaggtccctttaagTTTCCAGTCCTGTGGATCAATGATGCTCTCCAGAAAGGCAGCAGGGTATAATGGGTAAAGAGTTGATTTCAAAACCAAGAAGCcccacctctgacacatattggctgtgtgactttagtcAAGTCTCTTACcttctcagtgccccaggcacTTCTATAAGACAATATATTGAGATGCATACCTGCTTTGACATtgatagttttctcatctaagaaTTCCCTATTATGGTGAAATCTCTGGTTCAGTTCACAtctaatgaatgaaataaaattttagaagtgTTTAAGTGTTTGCCCTAATCATTGTGCTAAAATCTGAGACTACACATAGGAAAAAAGAggcagttcctgctctcaaggagctcacactctAATTGGGGGAGTTAACACATAGAAGAAAGGGTGAGTGGAAAAACTCAGAAGCATAAGAGCAAAGGGGCAGATAACAAGGCCCAGGGGTCTTGGAATTGTTAGTACATCAGATGAGAGTACCAAGGTTCTAAAGAATATAGAGAGTAGCAGGGCCAATGATAAGGGGTGatgtcctctatttcattggaGGGACTTCCATCTCATCTGAGCTGTGTGAATAGCTACCTGGATGGGTTCTGAGATGGCTCATGCCGGaggtagggaagaaaaaaaggttagCATGACAGAAGGGCATCCATGGTTTACTTCCGAGAGTTTGTTCTACCTTAACAGTGCTCCATTTGTCTCCATTCTTACCAATCCCATTACTCTCTCTTCAGCAGAATCGATGAAGAAAAGGAACCAAACATCCCCAATGGAATTTGTCTTCTTAGGAATCACAGAAGACACTGCTTGGCAGGGTCCCCTTTTTGGCatatttcttgttatttattCAATCACTATGGTGGGGAACCTGGGTTTGATCACCCTGATTCGGATCAACCCCCGTCTCCACACTCCCATGTACTTCTTCCTCACCAACTTGTCTTTTCTTGATTTCTGTTATTCTTCAGTCACTGTCCCAAAGATGCTGGCTGACTTCCTGTCAGAGCGCAAGGTCATTGGCTTCTCAGCATGCGTGGCCCAGATGAGCCTCTTCATCATTTTTGCCTCCGCTGAGTGCTATCTCTTGGCCTCCATGGCATATGACCGTTACGTTGCCATCTGCAGTCCCTTGCTCTATTCTGTCACTGTGTCTTTGAAGATCTGCATACTTTTGGTGGCTGCATGCTATGTGGCTGGGGTGATCAACTCAGTGACCTTGACCACGTCCACTTTCCTTCTTGACTTCTGTAACTCCAACATCATAAATAGCTTCTTCTGTGACATTCCCCCACTGCTAGCCTTGTCCTGCTCTGACACCCATGTCAATGAGCTCTTAGTCTTTGCCTTTGGAGGTTTCATCCAGATGAGTTCCTTGTGCATCATCATGGTGTCCTATATGTTTATCATCATTGCCATCCTGAGAATCCGATCAACTGAGGGAAAGCGCAAAGCCTTTTCCACCTGTGCCTCCCATCTGACAGCTGTAAGTCTATTCTATGGGACCATTATTTTCATGTACTTACGGCCCACATCTAGTTACTCCCTGAACCAGGACCGTGTGGTCTCTGTCCTCTACACTGTGATTATTCCCATGTTGAACCCCATTATCTATAGTCTGAGGAACAAGGACGTAAAGGATACTCTGGGTAAAGTTTTATCTGTGGGCTCGAGTCAGCACTAGGAGGATCCGGGATCTTTTGTTTAGATGTCCATTGTCAAGAATAAATTTCTAATAAAGCAAACTTATAAAGAGGGGTTGGGCTTCTGAGATAGAAAACAGGAAGGG
This is a stretch of genomic DNA from Sminthopsis crassicaudata isolate SCR6 chromosome X, ASM4859323v1, whole genome shotgun sequence. It encodes these proteins:
- the LOC141549019 gene encoding olfactory receptor 5AR1-like, giving the protein MKKRNQTSPMEFVFLGITEDTAWQGPLFGIFLVIYSITMVGNLGLITLIRINPRLHTPMYFFLTNLSFLDFCYSSVTVPKMLADFLSERKVIGFSACVAQMSLFIIFASAECYLLASMAYDRYVAICSPLLYSVTVSLKICILLVAACYVAGVINSVTLTTSTFLLDFCNSNIINSFFCDIPPLLALSCSDTHVNELLVFAFGGFIQMSSLCIIMVSYMFIIIAILRIRSTEGKRKAFSTCASHLTAVSLFYGTIIFMYLRPTSSYSLNQDRVVSVLYTVIIPMLNPIIYSLRNKDVKDTLGKVLSVGSSQH